The sequence below is a genomic window from Candidatus Rokuibacteriota bacterium.
GAGATTCTCGGCGAGGAGCTGGCCCACGCGGTCCTCGTGCAGCGGGTTCACGGTGGACCAGAGGAGGCAGACCCCCACCGCCTCGACCTGGCGCTCGCGCAGGCGCCCGATCACCTCCAGCACGGCCGTCTCGTCGAGGGGATCGAGGATGGCGCCGTCCGCGGCGATCCGCCCGGGGATCTCGAAGGTCAGGGAGCGCGGGATGTACGGGCGGGGGAAGGGCACCCGGAAGTTGAAGGGCTCGATCCGCCCCCCCTCTCTCAGCACGAGCATGTCCGGATGGCCCTTCGTGGTCAGGAGCGCCGTCCTGGCGGTGGTCCCCGTGACGATGGCGTTGGTGGCATGGGTCGTGCCGTGGATGAACAGCTCTCCCCGCCCGAGCAAAGTCTCGGGAGCCTCGCCGAAGCCCTGCGCCGCCGTGGCGATGCCATCGAGGATGCCGCGAACCGGATCGTCCGGTGTCGTCGGCGACTTGAACATGTGGAGGATGCCCTTGTCGTCCTCCAGCACGAGGTCCGTGAATGTCCCGCCGGTGTCCACCGCAAAGCGCATGGGGGTCCTCCTCCCGTACCGTCCCGGCGATGGTACGGCGGCGCACCGCGACTTGACAACGGCGTCGTCACCGGCCCGGCGCCCCAGGAA
It includes:
- a CDS encoding hydantoinase/oxoprolinase family protein; the encoded protein is MRFAVDTGGTFTDLVLEDDKGILHMFKSPTTPDDPVRGILDGIATAAQGFGEAPETLLGRGELFIHGTTHATNAIVTGTTARTALLTTKGHPDMLVLREGGRIEPFNFRVPFPRPYIPRSLTFEIPGRIAADGAILDPLDETAVLEVIGRLRERQVEAVGVCLLWSTVNPLHEDRVGQLLAENL